The proteins below come from a single Nitrospiraceae bacterium genomic window:
- a CDS encoding type II and III secretion system protein family protein encodes MKQTHGFPFRSMVLALSLVLVGYTGALGEGLTTQAIQVNEPQNLRLTVGESKIVERDTAFKRASIANPKVADQIVLSNKQIYLTGIEVGTTTLTLWGQDGQVANVFQVQVSPDVTRLKEQLHTILPNEPGLQVMNSHEHISLTGNVSNMESLTKALTLAEPYAPNKVINLVQVGGVQQVMMEVKVAEMQRGLMKRLGVNFKRAQKNHRDFSIGLINKLSTIDAYDPFPVQQSSQTTTLEFPDVRTLASNLVLGFGIGQDLWTLFLDLLKEHSLSKTLAEPTLIAESGQAAEFLVGGEYPVPIPQQLGQVTIKYKEFGVGLKFTPTVLSEGRISVIVNPEVSELDFANGVQLNGFIVPALTTRRVKTVVELGDGQSFAIAGLLQDNIKETVSKYPFLGDIPVLGALFRSTSFQKNETELIVIVTPHLVKPLDMVQQTLPTDHYLEPNDFELMLMGYVEGVFPEPNIARPGEGYTMRSPSVAQRMPFRKGGMEGMFGHLAP; translated from the coding sequence ATGAAGCAGACTCACGGTTTTCCATTCAGGAGCATGGTGTTGGCTCTAAGCCTGGTCCTTGTGGGCTACACGGGAGCCTTGGGGGAAGGTCTCACCACTCAGGCGATCCAGGTCAATGAGCCTCAAAACCTGCGGCTCACGGTCGGGGAATCAAAAATTGTGGAACGGGACACGGCGTTTAAACGTGCCTCGATCGCCAATCCTAAAGTGGCTGATCAAATTGTGCTTTCCAATAAGCAAATTTATCTGACCGGGATTGAAGTTGGGACGACGACTTTGACCCTATGGGGGCAAGATGGCCAGGTGGCGAATGTTTTTCAGGTCCAGGTTTCTCCCGATGTGACTCGTCTGAAGGAGCAGCTTCATACCATACTCCCGAATGAACCCGGCCTTCAAGTGATGAACAGCCACGAGCATATAAGCCTTACGGGCAATGTCTCGAATATGGAGTCCCTGACGAAAGCCCTCACTCTGGCCGAACCTTATGCTCCAAATAAAGTCATTAATCTGGTTCAGGTCGGTGGAGTTCAACAGGTCATGATGGAAGTCAAAGTTGCGGAAATGCAGCGTGGACTCATGAAGCGTCTTGGAGTCAATTTTAAACGGGCCCAAAAAAATCACCGTGATTTTTCCATCGGACTCATTAATAAATTATCCACGATTGATGCGTATGACCCATTTCCCGTTCAACAATCTTCGCAAACGACAACCCTTGAATTTCCTGATGTCCGCACGCTGGCCTCAAATTTAGTGTTGGGATTCGGAATCGGCCAGGATTTATGGACCCTCTTTTTAGATCTGTTGAAGGAGCATAGCCTGTCAAAAACATTGGCCGAACCGACCTTGATCGCCGAGAGTGGGCAAGCCGCAGAATTCCTTGTTGGGGGAGAATATCCGGTTCCTATTCCGCAGCAACTCGGTCAGGTAACAATTAAATATAAGGAATTTGGTGTGGGATTGAAATTTACGCCTACTGTTCTTTCGGAGGGGCGGATCTCCGTCATTGTGAATCCTGAAGTGTCAGAATTGGATTTTGCAAATGGGGTTCAGTTAAACGGATTTATTGTGCCGGCTCTTACGACACGACGGGTCAAGACGGTCGTGGAATTAGGCGATGGCCAAAGTTTCGCCATTGCGGGTCTCCTTCAAGATAATATTAAGGAAACGGTGTCAAAGTATCCCTTCTTAGGTGATATCCCGGTCTTGGGTGCGTTATTCCGAAGCACGTCGTTCCAAAAAAATGAGACCGAACTGATTGTGATTGTGACCCCTCATTTGGTGAAACCTCTGGATATGGTGCAGCAGACCTTACCCACTGATCACTATCTGGAGCCTAACGATTTTGAGTTAATGCTGATGGGGTATGTGGAAGGGGTATTCCCGGAGCCAAATATCGCCAGGCCTGGCGAGGGCTACACTATGAGATCACCCAGCGTGGCCCAGAGAATGCCGTTTCGCAAAGGTGGGATGGAAGGAATGTTTGGTCATCTGGCCCCATAG
- the cpaB gene encoding Flp pilus assembly protein CpaB, translating to MGQKRPLVFLGIAMIIALVTTVMVYRWLQGQRMIEVDAPEVVMEGVSVAVASADIPWGTPLGEKAVRVMMYPEEGVPVGHFKDTASLNGRVVLTNLKKNEPILESKLAPIDVKTGGVSAVMDPNKRAMAVKVNEVVGLPGFVQPGDRVDVMATFEDPRAKKKDNGGTKEEVTKVVLENTLVLAIDTQMERSAGEEKPTPVKVITLEVSLEEAERLAMAENGGKLRLALRSPLNPEVKKTKGADFKDLMRSHQLIPPRPRGGTAKEQVEVIQGTARKTMKF from the coding sequence ATGGGACAAAAGCGGCCACTCGTATTTTTAGGAATTGCGATGATTATCGCTCTGGTGACGACCGTCATGGTGTATCGGTGGCTACAGGGGCAACGGATGATCGAAGTCGATGCCCCCGAAGTGGTGATGGAAGGTGTGAGTGTCGCAGTGGCCAGCGCCGATATCCCCTGGGGGACACCACTCGGTGAAAAAGCCGTTCGAGTGATGATGTACCCTGAAGAAGGGGTTCCTGTGGGACATTTTAAGGATACGGCTTCCTTAAATGGTCGAGTCGTGCTGACGAACCTGAAAAAAAATGAGCCCATTTTAGAATCAAAATTGGCTCCTATTGATGTGAAAACGGGCGGAGTATCTGCGGTCATGGATCCCAATAAGCGGGCGATGGCTGTAAAAGTAAATGAAGTGGTCGGGCTTCCGGGTTTTGTGCAGCCAGGGGATCGGGTGGATGTAATGGCGACCTTTGAGGATCCCAGGGCTAAAAAGAAGGATAATGGCGGTACGAAAGAGGAAGTGACCAAGGTCGTCCTGGAAAATACGCTCGTGTTGGCAATCGATACGCAAATGGAACGATCGGCTGGAGAGGAAAAGCCCACTCCCGTAAAAGTCATTACGCTGGAGGTCTCGTTGGAAGAAGCCGAACGGTTGGCCATGGCCGAAAATGGTGGGAAGTTACGATTGGCCTTACGGAGTCCACTGAATCCTGAGGTGAAGAAAACCAAAGGTGCAGATTTTAAGGATTTAATGCGTTCCCACCAACTCATTCCTCCACGGCCTAGAGGGGGAACGGCAAAGGAGCAGGTTGAGGTGATCCAAGGGACAGCGCGAAAAACGATGAAATTTTAA
- a CDS encoding prepilin peptidase, whose translation MGTFFPLFGLAIGLVMAAVIDVREGRIPNWLTGSLAVFGIGVNSLEYGWDGFLFSLGGLIMGLVCLIFFYLKGGMGAGDVKLLGAIGTILGPGQVVFAFAFAAMLGGLYSLALLSNQGGMRHAWDRMFLLLSTLKVTRTIPVSGTQIPTEPKLRYALVLGLGTVIAKTLFYYDVL comes from the coding sequence ATGGGGACATTTTTTCCATTATTTGGATTAGCAATCGGGTTAGTGATGGCAGCGGTCATTGATGTCCGGGAAGGGCGGATTCCCAATTGGCTGACGGGTTCCTTAGCAGTCTTTGGAATTGGAGTGAATAGCTTGGAGTATGGTTGGGACGGATTCCTGTTTAGTTTGGGGGGGCTGATCATGGGGTTGGTCTGCTTGATATTTTTTTATCTTAAAGGGGGGATGGGCGCCGGAGACGTGAAATTGCTTGGAGCCATTGGAACAATCCTGGGTCCGGGTCAGGTAGTCTTTGCGTTTGCATTTGCAGCCATGTTGGGTGGGCTGTATAGCCTCGCCCTATTGTCCAATCAGGGTGGCATGCGTCATGCCTGGGATCGCATGTTTCTGCTTCTTTCAACTCTGAAGGTGACCAGGACTATTCCAGTTTCTGGTACCCAAATTCCCACCGAACCTAAGTTACGGTATGCCCTGGTGTTAGGGCTGGGAACCGTGATCGCCAAAACGTTGTTTTATTATGATGTGTTGTAA
- a CDS encoding pilus assembly protein — MKTGPIPGFPSLSQSERGSTAVEFALILPILASLAFGAIDFGRMLWFKEVLVNATRVGARQGTLFASGNGQAEIEAAITASLAAGGVDPSGLSVAVNGIGSPQGQPLNVVSTIPWNYFVIDKLIPAISTPTLQASVTMMME, encoded by the coding sequence ATGAAAACAGGTCCAATTCCAGGATTTCCAAGTTTAAGCCAATCCGAGCGCGGCTCGACGGCGGTAGAGTTTGCCCTCATTCTACCGATTCTTGCGTCACTGGCATTTGGAGCGATCGACTTTGGGCGCATGTTGTGGTTTAAGGAAGTTCTGGTGAATGCGACCCGTGTGGGAGCCCGCCAGGGGACATTATTTGCTTCGGGCAATGGCCAGGCAGAAATTGAAGCAGCCATCACGGCTTCTCTGGCTGCGGGAGGGGTGGATCCATCAGGGCTCTCGGTGGCGGTCAATGGGATCGGAAGCCCACAGGGACAACCGTTAAATGTGGTCTCCACCATCCCCTGGAATTATTTTGTCATCGATAAACTCATTCCTGCGATTTCGACTCCTACACTACAAGCTTCTGTGACCATGATGATGGAATAA
- a CDS encoding Flp family type IVb pilin, with amino-acid sequence MQTILLNPYHHWLKHFLQDEEGATAIEYGLMAALIGATVLTAQAALGNAVNAMYVDAMGIINGALGS; translated from the coding sequence ATGCAGACAATACTCCTGAATCCCTATCACCACTGGTTAAAGCATTTCCTTCAGGATGAGGAGGGCGCGACAGCTATTGAATATGGCCTCATGGCCGCACTTATTGGCGCCACGGTGTTAACGGCTCAGGCTGCCTTGGGCAACGCGGTCAATGCAATGTATGTGGACGCCATGGGAATCATCAACGGAGCGTTGGGGAGCTAA
- a CDS encoding Flp family type IVb pilin, whose translation MVNQVMRFVNDDEGATAIEYGLLAALIAAVIVTAVTAVGTSLSGTFNQIAGNVAAS comes from the coding sequence ATGGTTAACCAAGTTATGCGTTTCGTGAATGATGATGAGGGAGCCACCGCTATTGAGTATGGGTTGTTAGCCGCTTTGATTGCCGCAGTGATCGTCACGGCCGTGACCGCTGTAGGGACTTCTCTCAGCGGTACTTTTAACCAAATTGCCGGAAACGTAGCGGCGAGCTAA
- a CDS encoding terpene cyclase/mutase family protein → MIQNPFHHFLELLQSGQQPNGGFPYHSGEKSRPDATAWAVLALSSYAFNHESCNRGRAYLASQQANDGRVSISPSHPEASWPTPLAIFAWEGVPQYREAQSRAVDYLIGFTGQHFSNPDPAIIGHDTAIPGWPWIADTHSWVVPTALALLALHKMGLGTHSRAIAGQQMLLNRQLPRGGWNYGSTTVFNRELRPLPECTAIALQALAGNTPLHTIERSLQYVSHELAQLRTPISLGWTLLGLGAWGLKPTNTEELVLACFQRQERYGPYALPSLALLLCGAKAEEGLYSLFPASPPQLPASFIHHQE, encoded by the coding sequence ATGATTCAAAATCCCTTTCATCATTTCCTTGAGCTTCTCCAATCGGGACAACAACCAAATGGAGGATTTCCCTATCACTCAGGAGAAAAGTCCAGACCTGATGCCACCGCTTGGGCTGTTTTGGCACTGTCTTCCTATGCCTTCAACCATGAAAGCTGTAACCGGGGAAGAGCGTATTTAGCTTCCCAACAGGCGAACGACGGGCGCGTGAGCATCTCTCCTTCACATCCAGAAGCATCTTGGCCGACACCTCTCGCCATCTTCGCTTGGGAAGGCGTTCCCCAGTATCGTGAAGCGCAATCACGGGCTGTGGACTATCTGATAGGGTTTACGGGACAACATTTCTCAAATCCGGATCCTGCAATTATTGGTCACGACACTGCCATTCCCGGCTGGCCATGGATTGCTGACACCCATAGCTGGGTCGTACCAACGGCACTCGCCCTTTTGGCCTTGCACAAGATGGGGTTGGGTACCCACTCCCGAGCCATAGCCGGCCAACAGATGCTTCTTAATCGTCAATTGCCCAGAGGTGGCTGGAATTACGGAAGTACAACCGTCTTCAACCGGGAACTGCGTCCCCTCCCAGAGTGCACGGCCATTGCCTTACAGGCGTTGGCTGGAAACACCCCTTTGCACACAATTGAACGAAGCCTCCAATATGTCTCTCACGAACTTGCTCAGCTTCGGACTCCCATCTCACTCGGGTGGACACTTCTGGGGCTCGGTGCCTGGGGATTAAAACCCACGAATACCGAGGAATTGGTCTTAGCCTGCTTTCAACGTCAAGAGCGATACGGACCCTATGCCCTTCCCTCTCTGGCATTGCTTTTATGCGGTGCGAAAGCCGAAGAAGGACTGTATTCATTATTTCCAGCATCACCGCCACAACTACCCGCTTCGTTTATCCACCACCAAGAATGA
- a CDS encoding DUF362 domain-containing protein has product MQTNKLTLTRRQCLQACLLGGGLAASGFSLLHWLMGPRLTAQTFIGQAQTYEADLANLIRRGLQELGITPLEIKGKRILLKPNLVEPHQSLSHINTHPLVVRGAVEAFLSLGAASVVVAEGPGHRHDTLLVLEESGLADVLYEDRVPFQDLNAMEGVTMPNLGGQTRLASLTFPRIVKEIDWVVSLAKMKTHHWAGATLSMKNFFGVMPGNYYGWPKNVLHQAGIPQSILDINATLKPHFAIVDGIIGMEGDGPIMGTPVQSGVLVMGRNLPAVDATCCRIMGINPNKIEYLRKADQWLGPIHESLIEQRGESWEHVYHPFALVPEILAHQGIRLA; this is encoded by the coding sequence ATGCAAACGAATAAACTTACGCTTACGAGAAGACAATGCCTGCAGGCTTGTTTGCTTGGAGGGGGATTGGCAGCCTCGGGATTCTCCCTCCTGCATTGGCTTATGGGTCCACGTTTGACCGCGCAGACCTTCATCGGTCAAGCACAAACATACGAGGCTGACTTAGCGAACCTCATTCGCCGGGGACTCCAGGAATTGGGAATCACCCCATTAGAGATCAAAGGAAAACGCATTCTGTTAAAACCGAATTTGGTTGAACCCCATCAATCGTTGTCCCATATCAATACTCATCCCCTTGTCGTTCGAGGAGCCGTCGAAGCCTTCCTTTCCCTGGGTGCGGCGTCTGTCGTCGTGGCTGAAGGGCCAGGACATCGCCACGATACTCTTTTAGTCTTGGAGGAATCCGGCTTGGCAGATGTGCTGTACGAAGATCGCGTCCCCTTTCAGGACCTGAATGCAATGGAAGGGGTAACCATGCCTAACCTGGGGGGTCAGACAAGGCTAGCCTCCCTGACCTTTCCTCGGATAGTCAAGGAGATCGATTGGGTTGTCTCGCTGGCCAAGATGAAAACGCACCATTGGGCTGGTGCGACCCTGTCTATGAAAAATTTTTTTGGCGTGATGCCTGGAAATTATTACGGTTGGCCAAAGAATGTGTTACACCAGGCTGGAATCCCGCAGTCCATTTTGGATATCAATGCGACTCTCAAACCTCATTTCGCCATTGTCGACGGGATAATCGGAATGGAAGGGGATGGTCCGATAATGGGGACACCTGTCCAATCCGGCGTCCTGGTCATGGGAAGGAATCTCCCGGCCGTCGATGCCACCTGTTGCCGGATTATGGGAATTAATCCAAATAAAATCGAATACCTTCGAAAAGCCGACCAGTGGTTAGGTCCTATTCACGAATCGTTGATTGAACAACGCGGAGAATCCTGGGAACACGTATACCATCCCTTTGCTCTGGTCCCGGAGATTCTCGCCCACCAAGGCATTCGTCTCGCCTAG
- a CDS encoding acyltransferase, with product MLASGRENIQTLTGLRGVAAIWVVLFHVCFGEPDGYLPGFYEKIQWGFGKNIILHGVYAVDIFFILSGFILTYVHRHEFEGRLTLHGVGNFLSLRLARIYPMHLVVVGVLIGAAFLGVWDRKVISFGEVFRNVTLTNMWVDPSLNTPAWSVSAEWLAYLCFPIIIKLLLPIHRRDFQLLAIFLLVTVYPMSILFFQWQWEWHYSWVAAGRVLNGFILGCMMFGVQEHFDILNDSFRASRWCLAFVLVFMVLLILGLQIVFLYPLIPCIIVTLANAQTGIARVFRNKIVVFLGTISFGIYMVHYPVLEIVRYALNDYYAGVNSELHQPLLWVHLGGILALVIAVASLCYFWIEKPTREYLKRKLVDRKIQSHQFLPQSVNG from the coding sequence ATGCTGGCTTCGGGCAGGGAAAATATTCAGACGTTAACGGGCCTCAGGGGCGTTGCGGCGATATGGGTTGTGCTGTTTCACGTGTGTTTTGGGGAACCAGACGGGTACTTGCCTGGATTCTACGAAAAAATTCAATGGGGGTTTGGAAAAAATATTATTCTCCACGGAGTCTATGCCGTTGATATATTTTTTATCCTCAGCGGATTCATTCTGACGTATGTGCATCGGCACGAATTTGAAGGCCGATTGACCCTGCATGGAGTCGGGAACTTTCTTTCGCTTCGATTGGCAAGAATTTATCCCATGCATCTCGTTGTCGTCGGTGTGCTCATTGGAGCCGCCTTCCTTGGGGTTTGGGATCGGAAGGTGATTTCGTTTGGGGAAGTTTTTCGCAATGTCACTCTCACCAATATGTGGGTTGATCCTTCGTTGAATACTCCCGCCTGGTCTGTGAGTGCGGAATGGCTCGCCTATCTCTGCTTTCCGATCATCATAAAACTATTGCTTCCGATTCACAGAAGAGACTTTCAACTGCTGGCCATTTTCCTCTTGGTTACCGTGTATCCAATGAGTATTCTGTTCTTCCAATGGCAATGGGAATGGCATTATAGCTGGGTTGCCGCGGGCCGCGTATTGAATGGATTTATATTAGGGTGCATGATGTTTGGTGTTCAGGAACATTTCGACATACTTAACGATTCGTTCCGCGCATCTCGTTGGTGCCTGGCTTTTGTGTTGGTATTTATGGTTCTCCTGATATTGGGCCTTCAAATAGTGTTTCTCTATCCCCTTATTCCGTGTATTATCGTGACATTGGCAAATGCACAAACGGGAATTGCTCGCGTATTTCGGAATAAGATTGTTGTATTTTTGGGAACCATCTCATTTGGGATTTACATGGTTCACTATCCGGTATTGGAAATTGTTCGATACGCACTCAATGATTACTATGCCGGAGTGAATTCGGAGCTTCATCAACCTCTATTGTGGGTTCATTTAGGCGGAATTCTTGCCTTGGTGATTGCGGTTGCCTCCTTGTGCTATTTCTGGATTGAAAAACCAACCAGGGAATATCTCAAACGGAAATTAGTTGATCGAAAAATACAGTCCCACCAATTTCTGCCTCAAAGTGTCAATGGATAA